The Pyxidicoccus sp. MSG2 DNA segment CCGCGCGAAGGATGCGCTCCCCTCCAGCGCGCCGCCGCCGGTACGCAGGTCACCCTTCGCGGAGACGTCGAAGCCCTCAATGCTGCTGCCCGTGGTGCCCACGTCCGCGGGGTCCAAGTCGTAGGCGTCCGCCCGCTGCAGGCCGCCGCTGAGCCTCACGCCCCAGCCGTCGCCCCGTGCCTCGCCCGTGCCGTCCAGCTCCAGCCGGCTCAAGCTTCCGTAGGATGCGCGCAGCTCCGCGCCCAGGGGCCGCCGCGCGCGCCGGGTGATGAGATTCACGACGCCAGCCACCGCGTCGCTGCCGTAGAGCGCCGACGAGGGCCCCTTGACGATTTCCACCTGCTCGACGTCTTCCAGCGACAGCCGGGACAGGTCCACGCCGCCGGCCACGCGCCCGGCGACGCGCTCGCCATCCACCAGAACCAGCACGTACTCGGACCCGAGCCCCTGAATCTGGAGCGTCGCCCCGGAGAAGGAGTGCACCACCTCCAGGCCCGGGTGCGCCGCGAGCAGCTCCGCCGCGTTGCGCGCTCCGCTCAGCAGGATGTCCGCGCGGGTGATGACCTCCGTGGCCACCGGCGTCTCGCCCAGCCGCTCCGCCGTGCGCGAGGCCGTCACCACCGTCTGCTGCGCGGCGGGCCCGTCCGCCTCGACGTCGACCCCGGGCACGGGCACGGGCACGCCGCCATCCGCATCCGGCGGGGCCTCGCCCCACGCCGCCAGCGGCAGGACACACGTCAGGATGAGAAGACACCCGCGCCAGGACATACCGCGTCCTCCGGCTCACGGCCGGCGGGCCTCCCGTGGGAGACCCCGTAGGGCGCTGGGCTCAAGGGCCTCGGGCCTCAGGAAAGACACTGCTTCCGGGCCCGGGAGGCCCGGCTACCGCACGGACTCAGCGACCTTCGCCACGCCCGCCTTCCACCCCGCCCTCCGGCCCCCGCTCCAACGGCACCACGAGCGTGCGGTGGCACCGCCGGCACTTCAGCTCCACGCCCCCGGGCACCAGCCGCGCCAGGAGGCTGCCGCACAGACACCGCAGCTCCCCTTCTCCGCCCTCTGGCTGGCATCCCTCGCGCATCGCGGCTCCGTGGCTCGAAACGGCGCAGACGATATTGATACTGATTATCAGAGTCAACCACCAACCCACACCGGGCTCCTGGAGAACGGAGGCGGGGTGGATCAGTGCACCTTGGCGCGGGCCTGCGCTTCACGGGCCGCGCGGGACTTGCGCGTCACCATGCGGGCGATGCCGTAGTAGAGCTGGTCCTCGGTGTACACGCGGCGCACGCGGCGGTAGGTGCCGGGGACGTAGGCGGAGCCGGGACGCTCCAGCCACTGGAGGACGCGCACCTCGCCGGTGTGGGCCAGCTCGGTGAGCAGCTCCGGCGGGCACAGCTTGAGGTAGCGGCGCACCAGCGGCCCGAGCTTGCGCGAGAAGGCCTTGCCCAGCACCGCGTGGCGCCGGCCGGAGTGCAGCGTCCCGTCGAAGCGGCGCGACAGGTGGAAGAGCTCGTGCAGCACCGTCTCCACCCGGGCCTGCGCGGTGGAGGCGCGGAAGAAGAGGGGCCGCAGGGTGATGCAGTAGAGCATCCGCTTGCCGCGAATCCGGATGATGGGCTTGCGGCGACCGGTGCGGTCCACGCTCTTCCCACCCCGGAAGCACAGCGGCTTCACGGTGCCGCGGGAGGCCCGGCGCGCCTCGCCAGCCACCACCAGGATGCGGCCCGGCTTCACATGGCCGAACTCCGGCATCTTCGCCGCGATGTCCCGGATGAGGGTGCGGAGCGTCTTGTTGAAGTTGGGGCGGCGTCGGGCCACGAGTGGTGGACAGTCTAGCGGAAAAGTCCTTGGGTCGGTCCCCAGGGTGGCCACAATGTCTAACGTCATGCGCTCGACTTCGCCCCTCTTCCTGCTGTCCGCCCTGCTCACCCTGGGCCTGGGGTGTGCCTCGGCTCCCACGAAACCCTCGGGCCCGGCCGTGCTCACCTCCCAGGAGACCACCGTCCTCTCCCAGGGCCTCACCGAGGCCGCCGTGCGCTACCGCGCCCAGGTGGCCAGCCCCGCCCCCGCCGTGGTGGAGCGGGCGGACTACGAGCTCGTCTCGGACGGCCAGGTGGTGAAGACGGGCAGCGCGAAGCTGGACGTGCGGCTGGTGCCGGGCGTGCCCGCGGACGTCTCCTTCGACGAGCGCGCCCCCTATGTGAAGAGCCCCGAGGACCTCGCCCGGCTGAGCACCCAGGGCGGCACGCTGCTGCTCGCGCTGCGGGGCACGCTGGTGGTGCGCTCGGGAGACCAGGAGGAGAAGGTCCCCTTCGCCGCCAGCCGCGCGGCCCGCGTGCCCCGCCTGCCCACCGTGGTGGTGGCGGAGCTGGACGGCGCGCGCTACTCGCCCGAGGAGGTCCAGATCAACCTCCGTCTGGGTGTGCACAACCCCAATCCCTTCCCGCTGAAGTTGGAGGGACTGAGTTTCCAGGTCTCCGTGGCGGGGAAGAGCCTGGAGACGGGGACGCTCGCCCAGGCGGACAGTGTGGATGCGTCCGCCACGGGGGTGTACCCGGTAGAGGTGGCGGTGACGCGGGACACGTACGGCCCGGAGGTGAAGGCGCTCATCTCCAAGGGTGTGCTGCCCTATGGGGTGACGGGCGAGCTGACCGCGCCGCTGATGCGCGTGCCCTACTCGCTGTCCGGTGAGGTGAAGCTGAACGTGTCCCGGTAGAATGCCGCGCGCGTGCCCATCTACCTTCTGAGTGACGAGCACCCGGAGCTGTTCCCTCCTCCGGAGCGTGCCGACAAGAGCGGCGTGCTCGCGGTGGGAGGCGACTTGCGGCCGGAGCGGCTGCTCGCCGCGTACTCGCGCGGCATCTTCCCCTGGTACAGCGAGGGGGACCCCATCCTCTGGCACTCGCCGGACCCGCGCTTCGTGTTGGAGCCGGACCGGCTGCACGTGGGGCGCTCGCTGCGCAAGACGATGGCCCGCGGCGACTACGAGGTGCGCTACGACACGGCCTTCGCGCGCGTCATCGAGGAATGCGGCCGCGCGCCGCGCCCCGGCCAGAACGGCACGTGGATTACCGACGAGATGCTGCGCGCCTACGTCACGCTGCACGAGCTGGGCTTCGCGCACTCGGTGGAGGCGTGGGCGGAAGGCGAGCTGAAGGGCGGCCTGTACGGCGTGTCCCTGGGCGCGGTCTTCTACGGGGAGAGCATGTTCGCGCTGGCGCCGGACGCGTCGAAGGTGGCCTTCGTCGCGTCGGTGGAGCGCTTCAAGTCGTGGGGCTTCCAGCTCGTCGACTGCCAGGTGGAGACCGAGCACCTCGCGCGCTTCGGCGCGGAGCAGTGGCCGCGAAAGCGCTTCCTCGCGGCGCTCGCCCGCGCGCTGAAGGAGCCCACCCGCCGTGGGAAGTGGACGGACCCGGCGCCGACGCCGGCCTGAGCGCCGCCGCGCGCGGCCTCAGTGCCCGGACGCGGCGGACGCGGTGATTTCCTCGGTCATCTGCCAGGTGAAGGCGAAGGGGACCCTGGAGCGCGCCGCGCCGGGCGTCCCCACCGTGAGCCTGCGCGCCTGAGCAGCCCGCCAGCCGAGCACCCCCAGGGAAGCCAGCCCCAGGAGCACGGGGACGACGGTGCGCGCACGCAGGCCCCGCGGCCGGGGCGCACCCAGCCCACAGGCGGAGACCGTCAGCAGGAGGGGAACGGGGAGCCGGCTCGAACCGAGCCAGGCACGAAGCTTCGCGGGGAGGGAGAGGGGGCTCATGGCCCTCAACGGTAGGGCGTGTGCCTGGACCTGGCGGGCCCGGCACGCGAGCCCGGCCGTGGCCCATGCGGTGGAGCAGGCCGTCGCGAGGCCGCGAGCCCCGCGCCTCACCGCCGCCTGCACGGAGACAGCGTGCGCTTCGCCGTGAGGAGGTCCTCCTCGGAGGGGCTGCCGTAGCGCACGGACTTCGGCGCCGCCTTCAGCTTCGCCACGTCGTGCACGTAGACGACGCCCAGGTTGCGGCTGAGCACGGTGCGCAGGCCGGTGCTGTCGTACAGCGCGCCGAAGAAGGCGCCGCCGGACTTGAGTTGCATCGGCGCCATCGCGCCGGGCGGACGCAGCAGCAGAATCGAGAAGTCCTCCGTGTGCCAGTCACACGGGTTCTTCTTCCCCTTGCGCTCCATCCACGACACCGTGAGGTCCGTCACCGCGCTGCCGTCATCCCACCGGCTGCCGAAGCTCTCCCAGAGCCGCACGCACTCGGGGGCCTCGCAGTCGCGCGAGGGCACGAAGTCCATCACCTCCAGCGGCATCCCCACGCCCTGGCGCCCCGTCTCGTTGTCGTTCGCCCGGCGCAGCTTGCACCCGGTGGGCGCGTCCTTCTGGCGCACCGCCACCGGCGTGCCGGACAGCCGGCCCGGAGGCAGCAAATCGCACCCCACCTCCAGCTCCGCCATGAGGTACGTCTTGCGGTCCTCGTCCGTGCCCATGCGCACCGCCCACCACGTGGTGGGCACCGCGCGGCACGGCGCCGTGTCCGCCTTGCCGAACACCCACAGCGGCACGGCCGGGTCCGGCGCGCCCAGCTTGCGCACCTCCTCCGGCGGCACCAGCTTCACGCCGGCACGGTCGGCCTCGCCGCCCCGGAAGAAGGTGTCCTTCGCCGGGGGGATGACGGCCTGGTGTGCCAGCCAGCCCGAGCCGGCCAGCCCCACCAGCGTGCGCGAGGTGAAGGGCACCACGTCCGGCTTCGCCGGGCAGCCCCGCTCCGCCTCCTCCATGGGGACGACCCTCGCCTCGCCATCATCCTGCGCGAGCGCGCCCAGGGGCGTGAGTAGCGACAGGCCCAGCACCAGCGCCTGCGAAGTCAGCCGGACCACGGACATCATCGAGCTCCTTCCCTCGGAGTAGATGCCCGCCGTCATACCTCAAGATGACCACGCGCAAGCAGCGCGCGCACCGCGCTCACGGCTTGCTCTTCCGCTTTCGCGGTGGAGGCAGCACCTCCACCGGAATCGGAGCCTCCGCCTTCACCGCCGGCCCCGCATCCGGCGCCGCCGCGGGCGCTTCCGGGGCCTTCACCTCCACTTCGTCGTTCAGGGGCACGCGGCCCACGGAGCGGCGGAACAATTCCCACAGCGCGCGGTGGTGCACCTCCGGCGTCGCCGCGCCGGACAGCACGATGCCCGCGCCGCTGTAGCGCGCCTCCAACCCCAGGGGTTGGAGCCCCGCCTGCACCGACGCGAGCTGCTCCTGGAGCACGGGCACGTCGAAGGTCAGCTCCAGCTCGCGCGCCACGTACGCGTCCGTGCGCAGCAACTCCATCAGCGCCATGCGGCAGGCGGTGTCCTTCACCGTGGCGGACAGGCTGCGCTCCGCGCCCTCCGTCGTCTTCAAGTCGGGGCACGCCTTGCGCGCGGCGGCCAGCCGGGGCGCGGCGTCTTCCGGCGGAGGCTTCCCCACCGTGAGGCGCCACACCGCGAGGCGCCCCCCGGCATACAGGAGGAGGAGCGTCCGGCCCGTCGACTGCCCGGTGAGCAACAATTCATTGCTCCCGGGGAGCACCTCCGCGGTGGCGATGGAGGCATCCTCCACCTCCACCCAGTCCACGGTGGACAACTTGTGGAAGTGCTCCTTCCCGGGCTCCAGCGGGACGGCCAGGTCCACCGGCCAGGCGCCGGACAGGGCCGGGACGAGGAGGGCCAGGAGTGCTCCAACGGCGTACATGCGAGCGGGCATGGGGGCTCCGGCGGGGTGGTACGTACCCCTAGCACGGGATAAGAGAGAGGCTCTATGCCTACCTGGACCCTCTGGGTCGCCTGCCTGGCCTTGTGCTTCATCCGGGCCCTGGTCGCCGCCGCGGAGTCCGCGCTCTACGGAACGTCGGACCTGCGCGCCCAGGAGCTGGTGGAGACGCAGCCGGGCGCGGCGAGCCGCCGAGTCTATCGGCACAAGACCAACCGCGAGGCCACCGCCACCGCGCTGCGGCTGGGCACCCTGCTCAGCGGCTTCCTCGCCGCCGCCATTGGCGCCTTCGTCCCGCCCCGCATGCTGGACATGACCCAGTACGGCGAGGCCCCGTGGCTGCCCGTGGCCACCGTGGCCGCGGGCGCCCTCTTCGTGGGCGTGCTGGCCAGCCTCATGGAAGTCACCATGCGCGGCCTGGCCAACGCCAACCCGGAGCGCTGGGCGCTGCGGCTGTCCGGCGTGGTGTCGCTGCTGGTCTTCCTGCTCTACCCGCCCATGCGGCTGACGCTGAGCCTGCTCAACCTGGTGGCGCGGACGTTCGGCCGCACGCTGCGCTTCGAGCCCCCGCCCCCGCCGCTGGAGGAGCTGGAGAAGCTGCTGGCCGCGCAGGCCGCGAAGAACGAGGTGGACAAGAGCGCCCCGCAGCTCATCCGCTCCATCTTCGAGCTGTCCGACAAGCGCTGCCGCGACGTCATGGTGCCGCGCACCGACGTCGTCACGGTGGACATCACCGTCTCCACCGACGAGCTGCTGCGGCTGCTGGCCGAGGAGAACCACTCGCGAATCCCCGTCTACCGGGACGACGTGGACCACATCATCGGCGTGCTGCACGCGCGCGACATCATCCCCCTGCTCCAGCACCCGGAGCTCATCGTCCTCCAGGACATCATCCGCCCCGCCCACTTCGTGCCCTGGCTGAAGCCCGTGGGAGACCTCCTCCGGGACATGCAGAAGCGGAAGATCCACATGGCCATGGTCGTCGACGAGTACGGCGGCTTCATGGGCATCGTGACGCTGGAGGACATCCTCCGCGAAATCGTCGGCGACATCGGCGACGAGTTCGAGGTGGAGGAGAAGCAGGTGGAGAAGATGGCCGACGGCAGCTTCCTCGTGGAGGCCTCGCTGGAGGTGGATGCCTTCACCCAGGCCTTCGGCTTCCCCCTGCCCGAGGGCGACTTCGACACGCTCGGCGGCTACCTGTCGTCGCTCGCCGGCCACCTGCCGGACGTGGGCGAGCGCTTCACCTACAACGGCTGGCAGTTCGTCGTCGCCACCAAGGAGGGGCCGCGCATCGACCGCGTGCGCATGTCCCGCCTGAAGTCCGCCACCGGCAAGGACGCCCGGGACGGGAAGGACGGCCGCGAGCCCCGCGACGGCCCCCCGCGCGACGGCAAGGACGCCGGCTCCCGCGACGCGCGCGTGGAGTCCGTCTCCGCCAAGAACTGAGCGTCAGCCCCCTTCCGGGCCGTTCAGCGGCGGCACGTACGCCAGGGGCAGCACGCGCGTGTCGTCGAAGGGCGCGCGCCGCTCCGTGCCGCCGAAGCGCAGCACCACACCGCCGCTCACCCGCACCCGGCGCGCCACCGGCTCCGCGCCGCCCGTGGCGCTCTCGCTGGCCAGCGGGAAGAACACCCGCAGCGGCAGGCGCCCGTCCGAGGGCAGCGCCACGGCCACCTGCTGCACGCCCGCCGCCATGCGCCGCCCGTCCACCCGCAGCTCGAAGTCCACCGAGGACACGCTGGCCGCGTCCGAGGACGGGTTGGCCACCTCCAGCCCCAAATCCAGCACGCCCGAGCCGTCCGGCCGGAAGTCCACGGCGACGGAGTCCACGCGCACGGCCTCGTCATAGGCGCGCGGCCGGAAGGGCACCGAGCCCAGGCACCCGGACAGGACGCCGCCACACAGCAGCGCGACGACGGCGCGGCGCACGCGGCTCAGCCGCCCAGCAGAGGCTGGAGGGCCTCCACCGTCAGGGGCCAGCCCGCGCGTTTGGACAGCGCCTCGAGCGCCTTGAGGAACTCCGCGGCCGTCTGGAAGCGCCGCGCCCGGTCCGCGAAGAGCGCCTTGCGCGCCACCTGCACCGCGTAGTCCGGCAGGTCCGGCGCCACCGACGACAGGAGCGGCACCCGCGCGTCGCGCACCCGGTGCATCAGCTCCGCCTCGTTGTCCCCGGCGTGCAGGCGGCGGCTGGCCCACAACTCCCAGAGGATGACGCCCAGCGCGTACAAGTCGGTGCGCGCGTCCACCGCCTGGCCCAGCACCTGCTCCGGGCTCATGTACGGCAGCGTGCCGCGCAGCGCGCCCGCGTCGCCGCGCATCATCCCCTCCACCTCCGCCACGCCGAAGTCGGTGAGCTTCACGTCGCCGTTGATGCCCAGCAGCACGTTGGCCGGGTTCAAGTCGCGGTGGACGATGGTGGCGCCGTTCTCCCCCACCTTCGCCCGGTGGATGTAGTCGAGCGCCTTCGCCAGGCACCAGGCGATGTAGAGGGCGGACTCGGGCGGCATGGCCGCGCCGGCCTTGATGAGCAGCTCCTGCATGTAGCCGAGCGTCCGGCCACTGACGAGCTCCTGCACCATGAGGTAGTCCGGCCCCGCCTTGAAGAGGCGGTAGGTGCGGACGATGTGAGGGTGGCGCAGGCGCACCGTCAGCTTCGCCTCGTCGACGAACGCCTTGACGTACGCGGTGTCACTGCGGAACGAGGGGTGCAGTCGCTTGATGACGACTTCTTCCGGTTCGCCGGGCGAGCGCTGCGTGGTGACCCGGGCACGTGCCTGGTACACCTCCGCCATGCCGCCTACAGCCAACCGGCCGACCACCTCGTAACCGCCCAGGTCCGGAGCTTCCGCCACGCGACAAGACTACTGCGAATTTCCGTCCGCACCCACTATTCAGCCATGAGGGCGGCGTAGACGGCCTCGTATTTCCGGGCGGAAGCGCTCCAGGAGAAGTCCTTCTCCATGCCCCGGCGCCGGAACTCCTCCAGCCGGGGTGGGTCCGCGTAGAGGGCCAGGGCCCGGCGGATGGCCGCCAGGAGGGCGGCCGGGTGGAAGGCCTCGAAGAGGACGCCGGTGCCGTCCAGCCCGCCCTCCACGGTGTCCACCAGCCCCCCCGTGGCCCGGACGATGGGAACCGTCCCGTAACGCAGCGAATACATCTGGTTCAGCCCGCACGGCTCGTACCGGCTGGGCATGAGGAAGAAGTCCGCCCCGGCCTCCACCAGGTGCGACAGCGCCGCGTCGAACCCGAGGTGCACGGCCAGCTGCTTCGGGTAACGGGCCTGCAACGCGCGCAGGCCGTCCTCCAGCGGGCCCTCCCCGCTGCCGATGCCCACGAAGCGGATGTCCGCCTGGAGCGCGGTGGGCAGCACCTCCAGCAACAGGTCCATGCCCTTCTGCCACGCCAGCCGGCTGACGATGGCGAACACCGGCGCGTCCCCGTCCGGCAGCCCGAAGCGCGAGAGCAATTCGCGCTTGCACACCGCCTTGCCCTGCAAGTCACGCGGGCCGTAGCGGGCCGGGAGGACGGGGTCCGCCTGGGGGTCCCACTCGTGCGCGTCGATGCCGTTGAGGATGCCGTGCAGCCGGTGCGCGCGGCGGCGCAGCAGGCCGTCCAGCCCGTAGCCCTGCTCCGGCCCCTGGATTTCCCGCGCGTAGGTGGGCGACACGGTGGTGAGCGCGTCGGAGAAGACGAGCCCGCCCTTGAGGAAGTTGACCGCGTCGTAGAACTCGAGGCCGCCCTCGGAGGTGAACAAGTCCCAGGGCAACCCCAGCTCGTCCATGACGCCCTTGGGGAACTGCCCCTGGTAGGCCAGGTTGTGGATGGTGAAGACGCTCTTCGCTCGGGACAGCGCGGTGGAGCGGAAGCCGCGCTGGAGCGCCACCGGAACCAGGCCCGTCTGCCAGTCGTTGGCGTGGATGATGTCCGGGACGAAGCGCAGCCGCTGCGCGGCCTGGAGCGCGCCCACCGAGAGGTAGGCGAAGCGCCGCGCGTTGTCGCCGAACTCGCCCCAGGCGTCGCCGTAGAGGCCGTTGCGGTTCCCGTAGAAGAACTCGTTCTCCAGGAAGAGGACCTCCAGGTTCTCCGACAGGCGCGTGGAGAGGATGGGGCCGGACGCCTCGCCGGAGGGGAAGCGCACCACCAGGGACTGGCCGGTGGGGGTGAGCCGGGAAGCGTCGCGCACGTCGCGGTAGCGAGGGGTGACGACCTTCACGTCGTGGCCCAGCGAGGCGAGCGCGGCGGGCAGGGCCCCAGCCACGTCTCCCAGGCCTCCCGTCTTGGAGAAGGGCGTCACCTCCGAGGAGATGAAGAGAATCTTCATGGGCCCACATTGACGTGTGGCCCGCATGAGTCAACCGCGAACGTGCGCCCGGGGCGCCCGTCCCCTATGTTTCAAACGTGCATATTCCACCGGACCCCATCCAGCGTTTCGCGGACCTCTTCGAGCGGGCGAAGAAGGCCGTCCCCGTGGACCCCAACGCCATGGTGGTCGCCACCGTCGGCGATGACGGACGCCCCAGCGCTCGCGTGGTGCTGCTGAAGGACTTCGATGCGCGCGGCTTCGTCTTCTTCACCAACTACGAGAGCCGCAAGGGCCGCGAGTTGCTGGCACACCCCTTCGCAGCGCTGTGCTTCCACTGGGCCCCACTGGAGGAGCAGGTGAGGGTGGAGGGCCGGGTGGAGCGCGTGTCCGACGCGGAGGCGGACGCGTACTTCCGCAGCCGGGCGCACGGCAGCCAGGTGGGCGCGTGGGCCAGCCTCCAGAGCCGCCCCCTGCCCTCCCGCGAAGAGCTGGACGCGCGGGTGGCGGAGGTGGAGGCGCGCCACGCCGGCAAGGAGGTGCCCCGCCCGCCGAACTGGTCCGGCTTCCGCGTGGTGCCGGACCGCATCGAGTTCTGGCACTCCCGCCCCAGCCGGCTCCACGACAGGCACGTCTACCTGCGCGAGGGGGACGGCTGGCGCACGCAGATGCTGTACCCGTAGGCGCGCCGGGCCATGGCCGCTCGCCCCGCGCCCCGCGCCCTACCAGGGGACTTCCGCGCCCTGGTAGTCGAAGAAGCGGCCGGTGTGCTCCGGCCCCATGCCGTCGATGATGCGCAGCAGGCCGTGCACGGAGTCCGACGCCGGCAGGGGCGCCTGCGGCCCGCCCATGTCCGTCTGCACCCAGCCGGGGTGGAGCACCACGGTGGTGAAGCCCTCCGCGCGCAAGTCATTGGCCAGGGTGCGCACGCCCATGTTCAGCGCGGCCTTGGACATGCGGTACGCGTAGGCGCCACCCTCGGTGTTGTCGGCGACCGAGCCCATGCGCGAGCTGACATGGGCCACCTTGCGCGCTGCGCCGCGGCGCAGCGCGGGCAAGAGCGCGGAGGTGACGCGCAACGGCCCCAGGGCGTTGACGGCGAAGGTGCGTGCCATGTCCACGTAGTCCACGTCGGTGAGGGCGCACCACAGGCCGGGCACACCGGCGTTGTTGATGAGCACGTCCACCGGCGCGGCGCAGACGTCCGCGGCGAACGAGCGGATGCTGGCGGCGTCCTCCACGTCGAGCGCGTGGATGCGCAGGCGGTTGCCCACCTCGCGGGCCAGCGGCTCCAGCCGCTTCGCACCCTCGGGCGAGCGCACTCCCGCGTCGACGGTGTCCCCTCTTCGCAGGAGCTGATGGACGAACTCGAGACCGATTCCCCGGCTTGCTCCAGTGATGACGTAGCGCATGAAAGGCATTAACGCGCCGAATGGACCGCGCTGGCAAAACGCGGCTGTTGACGAGTGGGGAGTGTGAATGAGGAGTGCACGCTGGTCACCGGAAGCCCTGCTCACAGGTGAGGGTTGCGTGATGGTGTTTGAATGCACTGGGCATGGAAGGACAACCCGATGAGTGTCGTCGTCGTGGGAGGCGGGATTTCAGGACTTGTTGTAGCGCACCGGTTGCGCTCACGCGGTAGGGATTGCGTGCTCCTGGAGTCCTCGGGACGGCTGGGTGGCGCGGTGGGGACGCGTGCGCGAGGTGGATA contains these protein-coding regions:
- a CDS encoding LEA type 2 family protein → MRSTSPLFLLSALLTLGLGCASAPTKPSGPAVLTSQETTVLSQGLTEAAVRYRAQVASPAPAVVERADYELVSDGQVVKTGSAKLDVRLVPGVPADVSFDERAPYVKSPEDLARLSTQGGTLLLALRGTLVVRSGDQEEKVPFAASRAARVPRLPTVVVAELDGARYSPEEVQINLRLGVHNPNPFPLKLEGLSFQVSVAGKSLETGTLAQADSVDASATGVYPVEVAVTRDTYGPEVKALISKGVLPYGVTGELTAPLMRVPYSLSGEVKLNVSR
- the aat gene encoding leucyl/phenylalanyl-tRNA--protein transferase produces the protein MPIYLLSDEHPELFPPPERADKSGVLAVGGDLRPERLLAAYSRGIFPWYSEGDPILWHSPDPRFVLEPDRLHVGRSLRKTMARGDYEVRYDTAFARVIEECGRAPRPGQNGTWITDEMLRAYVTLHELGFAHSVEAWAEGELKGGLYGVSLGAVFYGESMFALAPDASKVAFVASVERFKSWGFQLVDCQVETEHLARFGAEQWPRKRFLAALARALKEPTRRGKWTDPAPTPA
- a CDS encoding hemolysin family protein: MPTWTLWVACLALCFIRALVAAAESALYGTSDLRAQELVETQPGAASRRVYRHKTNREATATALRLGTLLSGFLAAAIGAFVPPRMLDMTQYGEAPWLPVATVAAGALFVGVLASLMEVTMRGLANANPERWALRLSGVVSLLVFLLYPPMRLTLSLLNLVARTFGRTLRFEPPPPPLEELEKLLAAQAAKNEVDKSAPQLIRSIFELSDKRCRDVMVPRTDVVTVDITVSTDELLRLLAEENHSRIPVYRDDVDHIIGVLHARDIIPLLQHPELIVLQDIIRPAHFVPWLKPVGDLLRDMQKRKIHMAMVVDEYGGFMGIVTLEDILREIVGDIGDEFEVEEKQVEKMADGSFLVEASLEVDAFTQAFGFPLPEGDFDTLGGYLSSLAGHLPDVGERFTYNGWQFVVATKEGPRIDRVRMSRLKSATGKDARDGKDGREPRDGPPRDGKDAGSRDARVESVSAKN
- a CDS encoding serine/threonine protein kinase, with amino-acid sequence MAEAPDLGGYEVVGRLAVGGMAEVYQARARVTTQRSPGEPEEVVIKRLHPSFRSDTAYVKAFVDEAKLTVRLRHPHIVRTYRLFKAGPDYLMVQELVSGRTLGYMQELLIKAGAAMPPESALYIAWCLAKALDYIHRAKVGENGATIVHRDLNPANVLLGINGDVKLTDFGVAEVEGMMRGDAGALRGTLPYMSPEQVLGQAVDARTDLYALGVILWELWASRRLHAGDNEAELMHRVRDARVPLLSSVAPDLPDYAVQVARKALFADRARRFQTAAEFLKALEALSKRAGWPLTVEALQPLLGG
- the glgA gene encoding glycogen synthase GlgA encodes the protein MKILFISSEVTPFSKTGGLGDVAGALPAALASLGHDVKVVTPRYRDVRDASRLTPTGQSLVVRFPSGEASGPILSTRLSENLEVLFLENEFFYGNRNGLYGDAWGEFGDNARRFAYLSVGALQAAQRLRFVPDIIHANDWQTGLVPVALQRGFRSTALSRAKSVFTIHNLAYQGQFPKGVMDELGLPWDLFTSEGGLEFYDAVNFLKGGLVFSDALTTVSPTYAREIQGPEQGYGLDGLLRRRAHRLHGILNGIDAHEWDPQADPVLPARYGPRDLQGKAVCKRELLSRFGLPDGDAPVFAIVSRLAWQKGMDLLLEVLPTALQADIRFVGIGSGEGPLEDGLRALQARYPKQLAVHLGFDAALSHLVEAGADFFLMPSRYEPCGLNQMYSLRYGTVPIVRATGGLVDTVEGGLDGTGVLFEAFHPAALLAAIRRALALYADPPRLEEFRRRGMEKDFSWSASARKYEAVYAALMAE
- the pdxH gene encoding pyridoxamine 5'-phosphate oxidase, which encodes MHIPPDPIQRFADLFERAKKAVPVDPNAMVVATVGDDGRPSARVVLLKDFDARGFVFFTNYESRKGRELLAHPFAALCFHWAPLEEQVRVEGRVERVSDAEADAYFRSRAHGSQVGAWASLQSRPLPSREELDARVAEVEARHAGKEVPRPPNWSGFRVVPDRIEFWHSRPSRLHDRHVYLREGDGWRTQMLYP
- a CDS encoding SDR family oxidoreductase, translated to MRYVITGASRGIGLEFVHQLLRRGDTVDAGVRSPEGAKRLEPLAREVGNRLRIHALDVEDAASIRSFAADVCAAPVDVLINNAGVPGLWCALTDVDYVDMARTFAVNALGPLRVTSALLPALRRGAARKVAHVSSRMGSVADNTEGGAYAYRMSKAALNMGVRTLANDLRAEGFTTVVLHPGWVQTDMGGPQAPLPASDSVHGLLRIIDGMGPEHTGRFFDYQGAEVPW